One window from the genome of Bacillus tianshenii encodes:
- a CDS encoding MFS transporter, which produces MESRVQESVQSYIDTPANLNKLYKQVLVVVSISQIFGGAGLAAGITVGALLAQQMLGTDAFAGVPAALFTLGSAGAALIVGRISQRHGRRTGLALGFIVGGLGSIGVIIAALLNSVILLFASLLIYGAGTATNLQARYAGTDLANQKQRATAISVTMVMTTFGAVAGPNLVGVMGEVAILIGVPALAGPFILSASAYILAGLVLFIMLRPDPLLIANEIAVYKRENKYDIELDAIDKTINKRGLAVGATVMVLTQIVMVAIMTMTPVHMEHHGHGLSEVGIVIGFHIGAMYLPSLITGVLVDKVGRTAMSIAAGVTLLFAGLLAAFAPGDSVVLIVIALSLLGLGWNFGLISGTAQVVDSTEPATRAKTQGTLDVLIALAGASGGALSGMVVANTSFAVLSLAGGLLSLALIPVVIWSRRG; this is translated from the coding sequence GTGGAAAGTAGGGTGCAGGAATCAGTGCAAAGTTACATAGATACTCCTGCTAATCTAAATAAGTTGTATAAGCAAGTACTAGTTGTGGTAAGTATCTCGCAAATATTTGGAGGGGCTGGCTTAGCAGCTGGTATCACTGTAGGTGCGCTCTTAGCTCAACAAATGCTTGGTACAGATGCCTTTGCAGGAGTTCCGGCAGCTTTATTTACGTTAGGTTCAGCAGGCGCAGCTTTAATTGTAGGACGGATATCTCAACGTCACGGCCGACGAACAGGCCTAGCATTGGGTTTTATTGTAGGCGGACTTGGTTCAATTGGAGTGATCATTGCCGCCTTGTTGAATAGTGTCATTCTTTTATTTGCTTCTTTGCTGATTTATGGTGCAGGGACTGCGACAAATTTGCAGGCTCGTTATGCAGGAACTGACTTAGCCAATCAGAAACAAAGAGCGACTGCTATTAGCGTTACAATGGTTATGACAACATTTGGCGCTGTTGCAGGTCCGAATTTAGTGGGTGTGATGGGGGAAGTAGCGATTTTGATTGGTGTTCCAGCACTTGCAGGGCCCTTCATTTTATCTGCGTCTGCATATATCCTAGCTGGTCTTGTACTCTTTATAATGTTGCGTCCAGACCCTCTGTTAATTGCGAACGAAATAGCAGTATATAAAAGAGAAAATAAGTATGATATTGAATTAGATGCGATTGATAAAACAATAAACAAAAGAGGACTTGCGGTTGGAGCGACGGTCATGGTTCTAACCCAAATTGTGATGGTTGCCATCATGACTATGACCCCTGTTCATATGGAACATCATGGCCATGGCTTATCTGAAGTCGGAATTGTGATAGGTTTTCATATCGGCGCGATGTATCTTCCTTCACTTATTACTGGCGTCCTCGTTGATAAAGTAGGACGAACAGCGATGAGTATAGCAGCAGGTGTTACCTTGTTATTTGCTGGTTTATTAGCTGCATTTGCACCAGGGGATTCTGTTGTTCTAATCGTAATCGCTCTTTCCTTGCTTGGTTTAGGCTGGAACTTTGGCTTAATTAGTGGGACGGCTCAAGTTGTTGATTCGACAGAGCCTGCCACACGTGCAAAAACGCAAGGGACACTTGATGTTCTTATTGCTTTAGCAGGTGCTTCTGGCGGAGCTCTTTCTGGAATGGTAGTAGCTAACACAAGCTTCGCTGTCTTATCTTTAGCGGGAGGGCTTTTATCACTAGCTCTTATTCCTGTAGTAATTTGGTCTAGGAGAGGTTAA
- a CDS encoding TIGR02679 domain-containing protein: protein MKTNREVEEEAARTKQAFFHSLIEKFPTHREWLEEIGLNKSFARFIHLQYEQDAQHLKTELTKVCEALKQLPPAGKFERLPLFAQRTVKDPPWIRFARAWWKVISPRTAISKRHD from the coding sequence ATAAAGACGAACCGAGAAGTAGAAGAGGAAGCGGCGAGAACAAAGCAGGCTTTCTTTCACTCACTTATCGAAAAGTTTCCAACACATAGGGAATGGCTAGAAGAAATTGGATTGAATAAAAGCTTTGCACGCTTTATTCATCTGCAATATGAGCAAGATGCACAACATCTGAAAACGGAACTAACGAAAGTGTGTGAAGCATTAAAGCAGCTGCCACCTGCAGGGAAATTTGAGCGATTGCCTCTGTTTGCACAACGCACGGTGAAAGACCCCCCATGGATTAGATTTGCACGAGCTTGGTGGAAAGTTATTTCTCCACGCACTGCAATTTCAAAAAGGCATGACTGA
- a CDS encoding cytochrome c class I, which produces MKSFIYLQATFIPNDFELPIPGNVPFFKFLIVFSFLLHIIFVNMTLSGAVFAVYHEIKGIITKQKVYDRLAFQLATQTSIFKSIAVVLGVAPLLLISVIYTQFFYPSTILIGKAWLSIILLLTIAFLLLYAYKFTWVRLKRNKGIHLMFGLSGTLILLFIPLIFIVNIVSMLYPEMWSGANGFFHSLFYYPQIWQRYAHFILTSFAVMGIFMYLWNRRQLSKLHASLNENDSSAQSETAATTEKENKEAPIYNAGKRFGISMTFWTTILQFIFGSLVLVSLETDKMLLYMGGDSFLTGLLIASIAVTMLLTFFLYLVMRTDAKRWVNLAATSFLIVVALMGWMLHEVRELYVEPHREANPPTVMQEEAPTLNALNKEEK; this is translated from the coding sequence ATGAAATCATTCATCTACCTCCAAGCAACGTTCATTCCAAATGATTTTGAGCTTCCGATTCCCGGAAACGTGCCTTTTTTCAAGTTTTTAATCGTTTTCAGCTTTTTGCTTCATATCATCTTTGTGAACATGACATTATCGGGTGCTGTCTTTGCTGTATATCATGAAATAAAAGGGATCATTACAAAGCAAAAAGTATATGACAGACTTGCCTTTCAGCTGGCCACCCAAACGTCAATTTTTAAAAGTATTGCTGTTGTGCTCGGCGTAGCACCATTGCTGCTTATCAGCGTTATTTACACACAGTTTTTTTACCCGTCTACCATTTTAATCGGGAAGGCATGGCTAAGTATTATCTTGCTGTTAACAATTGCTTTCTTACTGTTATACGCGTATAAATTTACGTGGGTGCGATTGAAGCGGAATAAAGGCATACACTTAATGTTCGGTTTGTCAGGTACACTTATTCTTTTATTCATTCCACTCATCTTTATCGTAAATATCGTATCTATGCTCTACCCTGAAATGTGGTCTGGGGCGAATGGCTTTTTCCATAGCCTGTTCTACTACCCGCAAATTTGGCAGCGTTACGCCCACTTTATATTAACTAGTTTTGCAGTAATGGGCATTTTCATGTACTTATGGAACCGCCGACAACTCAGTAAATTACATGCATCACTGAACGAAAACGATTCAAGTGCGCAGTCGGAAACAGCTGCTACGACTGAAAAAGAAAACAAAGAAGCACCTATTTACAATGCAGGTAAAAGGTTCGGTATCAGCATGACCTTCTGGACAACAATTTTACAATTTATATTCGGAAGCCTCGTGCTTGTCAGCCTTGAAACAGATAAAATGCTTCTGTATATGGGAGGAGATTCCTTCTTAACAGGGTTGCTCATCGCTTCAATTGCAGTCACGATGCTGCTCACATTTTTCTTATATTTAGTCATGAGAACGGATGCGAAGCGTTGGGTGAATTTAGCAGCAACTTCTTTCCTCATCGTCGTGGCGTTAATGGGCTGGATGCTTCACGAAGTTCGTGAATTATATGTTGAACCACACCGAGAGGCTAATCCGCCAACTGTTATGCAAGAAGAAGCACCGACATTAAACGCTTTAAACAAGGAAGAAAAATAA
- a CDS encoding DUF2399 domain-containing protein, producing the protein MNFVTCTGLIAEEAGERHKVWEHALQTNTVLNVPLRELIKYDAIYPSKGKNVFILENSSVYSEVLDHCGGEVYPALVCTHGQFKLSAFVLMDKLVEQGNTLYYSGDFDPEGLQMAQRLKERYPKHVKLWLYDEQYYELAMSEVTLSDERLRKLESVSLPELQMVKEAMKASRKAGYQEELVEVIGNRCTVEGD; encoded by the coding sequence TTGAATTTTGTTACGTGTACAGGGCTAATAGCAGAAGAAGCGGGAGAGAGACATAAAGTGTGGGAGCACGCGTTGCAAACGAATACTGTTTTAAACGTACCATTGCGAGAATTAATTAAGTACGATGCCATTTATCCTTCTAAAGGGAAAAACGTCTTTATTCTTGAAAATTCGAGTGTCTATTCAGAAGTGCTTGATCATTGTGGGGGTGAGGTATATCCCGCTCTAGTTTGTACCCATGGTCAATTTAAGCTCTCAGCCTTCGTGTTGATGGATAAATTGGTCGAGCAAGGGAACACGTTGTATTATTCAGGTGACTTTGATCCTGAAGGCTTACAAATGGCACAGCGTCTTAAAGAAAGATACCCTAAACATGTAAAGCTATGGTTATATGATGAGCAATATTATGAGCTGGCCATGTCAGAGGTCACATTATCAGACGAACGTTTAAGGAAGCTAGAATCCGTATCACTTCCGGAACTGCAAATGGTAAAAGAAGCAATGAAAGCGAGTAGAAAAGCAGGATACCAAGAGGAGTTAGTGGAGGTGATTGGAAATAGATGTACGGTAGAAGGGGATTAG
- a CDS encoding metalloregulator ArsR/SmtB family transcription factor, producing MDARTFKDRIYYEFTRIGKVLSSPKRLELLDLLSQSPKTVETLSKETKMSTANTSKHLQTLLEARLVTYKKEKNYAIYQLANPKVTELLFSIKSVAEEQIADINLLREEFIVRGNELETIGLEEWIERRKDESHVLIDVRPKAEYLNGYLDGAISIPMDELNEYISSLPKNQKIIAYCRGPYCVYATEAVKRLKSEGFEAARLEAGIHEWNQYKENITH from the coding sequence ATGGATGCAAGAACTTTTAAAGATCGAATTTATTACGAATTCACTCGTATTGGTAAGGTTTTATCCAGCCCTAAGCGATTAGAACTGCTGGATTTGCTTTCTCAGTCACCCAAAACCGTTGAAACATTATCGAAGGAAACGAAGATGTCAACAGCAAACACTTCTAAACACTTACAAACATTGCTCGAAGCACGTTTAGTAACGTATAAAAAAGAAAAAAATTATGCCATTTATCAATTAGCGAACCCAAAAGTTACGGAACTTTTATTCTCCATAAAATCTGTTGCAGAAGAACAAATAGCAGATATCAACCTTCTACGCGAAGAGTTTATTGTAAGAGGAAATGAGTTAGAAACGATTGGACTAGAGGAATGGATAGAACGCAGGAAAGATGAGAGCCATGTCCTCATCGATGTTCGACCGAAAGCAGAATACCTAAATGGATACCTAGATGGAGCTATTTCTATCCCGATGGATGAATTGAATGAGTATATAAGCAGCCTTCCGAAGAATCAAAAGATTATCGCTTATTGCCGTGGTCCATACTGTGTATATGCCACCGAAGCTGTAAAGCGTTTGAAATCAGAAGGCTTCGAAGCCGCTCGCTTGGAAGCCGGTATTCATGAATGGAACCAGTATAAAGAAAATATCACTCATTAG
- a CDS encoding HAD hydrolase-like protein, with translation MRQSFIFDMDGTLFQTDKILELSLENTFEYLRSLNLWEAETPIQKYREIMGVPLPTVWATLLPSHSSKVREQANDFFQGKLIENIKNGRGALYPNVVELFRYLKENDCFIYIASNGLMEYLKTIVSYYKLDQWVTETFSIQQIKSLDKTELVQMIIKKYNIEKAVVIGDRLSDIKAAEHNGLLAVGCNFDFAREDELAQADIVIDDLMELKSIKINAS, from the coding sequence ATGAGACAATCATTTATTTTCGATATGGATGGGACACTATTTCAAACAGATAAAATATTAGAGTTATCTCTTGAGAACACGTTTGAATATTTAAGGTCCTTAAATTTATGGGAGGCAGAAACGCCAATTCAAAAATATCGTGAAATTATGGGTGTACCCTTACCAACTGTATGGGCAACTTTATTACCGAGTCATTCAAGTAAGGTTCGGGAGCAAGCAAATGATTTCTTTCAAGGGAAATTAATTGAAAACATAAAAAATGGGAGAGGCGCCTTGTATCCAAATGTTGTTGAACTGTTTCGTTATTTAAAAGAGAATGATTGTTTCATATACATAGCGAGTAATGGATTAATGGAATATTTGAAGACCATTGTAAGCTACTATAAGTTAGATCAATGGGTTACAGAAACATTTAGTATTCAGCAAATCAAGTCGCTTGATAAAACAGAATTAGTTCAGATGATTATAAAAAAATATAATATAGAAAAAGCAGTAGTAATTGGAGACCGCTTATCTGATATAAAGGCAGCAGAGCATAATGGGTTATTAGCAGTAGGTTGTAACTTTGACTTTGCCCGAGAAGATGAACTTGCTCAAGCAGATATTGTAATTGATGATTTAATGGAGTTAAAATCAATAAAAATTAATGCAAGTTAG
- a CDS encoding stalk domain-containing protein — translation MKKILLSMLFVFSLFCSNSTVSAKTINDTAYVEINVNGKFIQTDAKPYFKEQRLLIPIRSLSSMNLSYLWDNSSKTAIIQNKMGDLLVIKNNSQQAYKNNHKIEMDVATKLQNGRVFVPIRFVTEKLGYHVRYESIRNMVFITSEDYKFNKDALNQDDSVLARRAAISLPLNLDFKPLESDSLYHEYIFRVGETKKYVYYNGNIGTIVEIEDGRAVVQGQFDFGERMNEEFDQIAGKMTKKSVQDPFLETYFRIKNGIEGYKENRGEGMMTAYYEYERGTMYDTIPLEGVHTNIIQGYKDLELEGPKKYRNYTNN, via the coding sequence ATGAAAAAAATTCTATTATCAATGCTATTTGTTTTTAGTCTGTTTTGTAGTAATTCAACAGTGTCAGCTAAGACAATTAATGATACTGCCTACGTTGAAATCAATGTAAACGGTAAATTTATTCAAACAGATGCTAAGCCTTATTTTAAAGAACAACGTTTGTTGATTCCTATTCGAAGTCTTTCATCTATGAATCTTTCTTACCTTTGGGATAATTCTTCTAAAACTGCCATTATACAAAATAAGATGGGAGATCTATTAGTAATCAAGAACAACAGTCAACAAGCGTATAAAAATAATCATAAAATTGAAATGGATGTTGCCACTAAATTACAAAATGGTCGAGTGTTTGTTCCTATTCGGTTTGTTACTGAAAAATTGGGTTATCATGTGCGATATGAAAGTATTCGTAATATGGTGTTTATTACGTCAGAAGACTATAAATTTAATAAAGATGCTTTAAATCAAGATGATAGCGTGTTAGCGCGTAGAGCTGCAATTTCTTTACCTTTAAATTTGGATTTTAAGCCGCTTGAAAGTGATAGTTTATACCATGAATATATCTTTCGAGTCGGCGAGACGAAAAAATATGTATACTATAATGGAAATATAGGTACTATAGTTGAAATTGAAGATGGAAGAGCTGTTGTGCAAGGCCAATTTGATTTTGGTGAAAGAATGAATGAAGAATTTGATCAAATCGCTGGCAAAATGACAAAGAAGAGTGTCCAGGACCCTTTTTTGGAAACTTATTTTCGGATTAAAAATGGAATCGAAGGTTATAAAGAAAATCGCGGTGAGGGAATGATGACAGCATACTATGAATACGAGCGTGGTACCATGTATGACACAATACCTCTTGAGGGGGTACATACTAACATTATCCAAGGTTATAAGGACCTTGAATTAGAAGGTCCTAAAAAATATAGAAACTATACTAATAATTGA
- a CDS encoding GNAT family N-acetyltransferase gives METYQATIEDLEGVTNLFNMYRVFYEQPSDLEGAKSYIKERLERKDSVIFVVKHQQEYLGFTQLYPTFSSISMKRAWTLNDLYVDVKSRKQGIGEILLQKAKDYAVETRACSINLSTAPDNYNAQRLYEKNGYKRDEQFYHYELNVN, from the coding sequence ATGGAAACATATCAAGCTACAATTGAGGATCTAGAAGGGGTAACAAATTTGTTTAATATGTATCGGGTGTTTTATGAACAGCCTTCAGATTTAGAAGGTGCAAAGAGTTACATAAAAGAACGCTTGGAAAGAAAGGATTCAGTCATATTTGTAGTTAAACATCAACAAGAGTACTTAGGCTTTACCCAGCTCTATCCTACTTTCTCATCAATATCTATGAAAAGAGCATGGACCTTAAACGATTTGTATGTAGATGTGAAGTCTAGAAAACAAGGAATTGGAGAGATTCTGCTGCAAAAAGCAAAAGATTATGCCGTTGAAACCCGAGCGTGTAGTATAAACCTTAGTACAGCTCCTGACAACTACAATGCTCAGAGGCTATACGAGAAAAATGGATACAAACGTGATGAACAGTTTTATCATTATGAATTGAATGTTAATTAA
- a CDS encoding TIGR02679 domain-containing protein, with the protein MEKIRQEAILFFRSEPGFEKLFIHMRKRYQSLGRIGGTVSLTQYTDEEKQALGAFFGKDFTYATKPSISLKGFATALENTRFSSIPFEELLSLFFRGRNKDEPRSRRGSGENKAGFLSLTYRKVSNT; encoded by the coding sequence ATGGAAAAGATTAGACAAGAGGCGATTTTGTTTTTTCGAAGTGAACCCGGCTTTGAAAAGCTGTTTATTCATATGCGTAAACGGTATCAATCGTTAGGAAGAATTGGGGGAACAGTTTCATTAACACAATATACTGATGAGGAAAAACAAGCGTTAGGCGCTTTTTTTGGAAAAGATTTTACATACGCAACTAAACCTTCAATCTCTTTAAAAGGGTTTGCAACTGCACTAGAAAATACACGATTTTCCTCAATTCCGTTCGAAGAACTGTTATCACTTTTTTTTCGGGGAAGAAATAAAGACGAACCGAGAAGTAGAAGAGGAAGCGGCGAGAACAAAGCAGGCTTTCTTTCACTCACTTATCGAAAAGTTTCCAACACATAG
- a CDS encoding MFS transporter → MNNQSTQTQVGVKENIAQFVLLVVINLFVGSMVGLERTILPIIGEERFGLASISAALSFIVSFGFSKAIMNFFTGSLADRMGRKQVLLIGWAVGLFVPILVIFAHVWWVIVVANILLGINQALTWSMTVNMKVDLAKSTQRGLAVGFNEFAGYTGVAVMAAVSGYVASTYSLSPEPFYIGIVLVIIGFILSWRKKRAYSERVAGWPEEALSNYIATMHEARPFMPPFVGTEEERDALAHFITKSVAKSES, encoded by the coding sequence ATGAATAACCAATCGACTCAAACTCAAGTAGGTGTGAAAGAAAATATTGCACAATTTGTCTTATTAGTAGTCATTAATTTATTTGTAGGCTCGATGGTCGGTTTGGAAAGAACGATATTACCGATTATAGGAGAAGAACGTTTTGGATTAGCATCTATAAGTGCTGCTCTGTCCTTTATTGTCAGCTTTGGTTTTTCAAAAGCAATCATGAATTTCTTTACAGGTAGTCTTGCTGATCGAATGGGTAGAAAGCAAGTGCTTCTTATTGGCTGGGCTGTCGGGTTGTTTGTTCCTATTTTGGTCATTTTCGCTCATGTTTGGTGGGTCATTGTTGTCGCGAACATTCTTCTCGGTATTAACCAAGCTTTAACTTGGTCGATGACCGTTAATATGAAGGTCGACCTTGCTAAATCAACACAAAGAGGACTGGCTGTTGGGTTCAATGAATTTGCTGGGTATACAGGCGTTGCGGTAATGGCAGCAGTATCAGGCTATGTTGCATCAACTTATTCCTTAAGTCCAGAACCTTTTTACATTGGAATTGTCCTTGTCATTATCGGCTTCATTTTATCATGGCGAAAGAAAAGAGCATACAGTGAACGAGTAGCCGGCTGGCCGGAAGAAGCGCTTTCTAATTATATCGCAACGATGCATGAAGCAAGGCCTTTCATGCCGCCGTTTGTTGGAACAGAAGAAGAGCGTGACGCACTTGCTCATTTTATCACAAAATCTGTAGCTAAATCTGAAAGCTAA
- a CDS encoding cell wall hydrolase, with product MPRVKYTDSDVALMARMMRAEAEGEGRLGMLMVGNVIVNRLKANCLDFKDLRTIRQVIFQVQGGNYSFEAVQKGNVFYNRARSVEKRLARQNLNYWRQHPSKYALWYFNPYGACPSQWYGQPFTGQFKEHCYYEPEANTCEGAYRW from the coding sequence ATGCCAAGAGTAAAATATACAGACAGTGATGTTGCTTTAATGGCGAGGATGATGAGAGCAGAAGCTGAAGGTGAAGGGCGACTAGGAATGCTAATGGTCGGTAATGTGATTGTAAATCGACTAAAAGCGAATTGTTTAGACTTTAAAGATTTAAGGACAATACGGCAAGTGATTTTTCAAGTGCAGGGAGGAAATTATTCTTTTGAAGCAGTGCAAAAAGGTAACGTTTTTTATAACAGAGCAAGAAGTGTTGAAAAAAGATTAGCCAGACAAAACTTAAACTATTGGAGACAACACCCTTCAAAATATGCTCTTTGGTATTTTAATCCGTATGGAGCATGCCCTTCTCAATGGTACGGTCAGCCGTTCACAGGACAATTTAAAGAACATTGTTATTATGAACCAGAGGCTAATACGTGTGAAGGTGCATATCGCTGGTAG